Genomic window (Streptomyces sp. TG1A-60):
ACCTACTTCGAGGTCACCGACCCCGAGGAGGCCGCGAACCGTGCCATCGAACTGGGCGGCCACATCCTCGAACCCACTCACCCCACCCCCCACGGCCCGGCAGCCACCCTCGCCGACCCGGAGGGCGCGAAGTTCGCGGTGGTCCGTACGGAACACTGAGCCGCCGGGTGTCGGCCGCACGAGCAGGTGGTCTTGGGTGGCCCCGGGCCCGGCAGTCCGCTCAGACCGCCTCGACCGGCAGTACGTCCGGGGAGAGGGCGCCGGCGTGGGCTGTGGCGGCTGTCAGACGGCGGCGGTGGTGGCGGCGGCAGAGGACCTCATAGCCGATGTCGTCCGGTTGGTTGACGTCGCCGACGACGACCTGGGCGCCCTCGACGACCATGTGGCCGCCTATGGTGCGGGCGTTGTGGGTGGCGCGGGCGCCGCACCAGCAGAGGGCCTCGACCTGGAGGACCTCGACGCGGTCGGCCAGCTCGACCAGGCGCTGGGAGCCGGGGAAGAGCTTGGAGCGGAAGTCGGCGGTGATGCCGAAGGCGTAGACGTCGACTCCCAGGTCGTCCACGACGCGGGCGAGCTGGTCGATCTGCTCGGGGGCGAGGAACTGGGCCTCGTCGGCGATCACGTAGTCCGCGCGGCGGCCCTGCGAGAGATGGTCGACGAGGTACGCGTACAGGTCCTGGCCGTCCTCGACCTCGACGGCGTCCGTGACCAGACCGAGGCGTGAGGAGAGCTTTCCCTCGCCCGCACGGTCGTCACGCGTGAAGATCATGCCCTGGAGGCCGCGCGCCGAGCGGTTGTGCTCTATCTGGAGGGCCAGCGTCGACTTCCCGCAGTCCATCGTTCCGGAGAAGAACACCAGCTCGGACATGGTGAGTTGAGCACCTTTCGGCGAGGAGGGCGACAGGGCGGGCGTGGTTTCAGGAGCGCACTTCGAGGAGCGGGACGAGCTGTTCCACCGGTGTCATCGAGCCGTGGTTGCCGACCATCGCCGACTCCTTGGGTTCCCGCTCGGAGGCGATGATCAGAACGTCGTCGCGCGCGGCAGCGACCACGTCGCCGATACGGGCGTACACCCGTTCGTCGACCTTCGGGCCGAACCAGCCCGCCGCGATCGCCTCGTCGCGTGAGGCGATCCAGAACTGCTCGCCGAGCACCTCGCGCCAGCAGGTCAGGACGTCCGACTCGGCACCCGGCACGGCGTACACATGGCGGGCACGGCCCTCGCCTCCCAGGAGGGCGACCCCGGCGCGCAGTTCCCAGTCCTCGTCGAAATCGATGCGGTGCCGCTCGTCGAACGGGATGTCGATCATGCCGTGGTCGGCGGTGACGTACAGAGCCGTACGCGGCGGGAGCTGCTCCGCCAGGCGCTGGACCAGCCGGTCCACATGCATGAGCTGCCCGCGCCAGGCGTCCGAGTCGACGCCGAAGCGGTGCCCCGCGCCGTCCACCTCGGAGTAATAGGTGTAGACCAATGAACGGTCTCCTGCGGCCAGTTGTCCGGCCGCCACGTCCATGCGGTCCTCGCCGGAGAGCCGGCCGTGGAAGGTTCCGCCGCTCAGCGCGATCTGGGTGAGGGGGGTGTTCTGGAAGGCCGGGGAGGTGACCTGCGCGGTGTGCACCCCCGCCTCGTCGGCGAGCTGGAAGATCGTGGGGTACGGCTGCCACACACGCGGCGCCGTCCACGGCTGCCAGCGGAGCTGGTTCATCAGCTCCGCCGTGTCGGGGTCGCGCACGGTGTAGCCCGGCAGTCCGTGCGCGCCCGGCGGCAGGCCGGTGCCCACGGAGGCGAGGGATGTCGCGGTGGTGGCGGGGTAGCCCGCGGTGATGGGACGGCCGGTGCCGCCGCGCGAGGACGCCAGCAGCGAGGTCATGAAGGGCGCCTCGTCCGGGTGCGCCCTCAGCTGCTCCCAGCCCAGCCCGTCGACCAGGAACACGCAGTTGCGGTCGGCCGCCGTCAGTTCCGGTATCGCGGCGGCCGTACCGGGGACCTCCATGCCCGCCGCGAGGGTGGGCAGGAGGTCGGCGAGCGAGCCCGCGCCGTACTCGGGGACGGGTGCGGAGCCGACGGCGAGGGGCTCCGGGTCGTCCCAGGTGGGCAGCGCCATCAACGGGCGGTGTCCGCGGTCGCCTCGGAGAGGGACTGCGCGAAGGCGAGGGCCTGCCGCACGGTCTCCGGCCCGTCCCCGGCCTCGCTGACGCGCAGGCTGAGGTCGTCCGCCGTCGAGCTGCCCGTGTACCCGTGGTCCGCCTCGCAGTTGGGGTCGCCGCAGGCGGCGGGCTCCAGGTCGATGCGGGAGACGGCGCCCCAGCCGATGGTCAGGACGACCTCACGGGGCAGGGTGCCCGGTGCGTACGACTCGGGGTTGGCGACGACCCGGCTGAGCACGACCGACGAGATCCGGCCGAGCTTCACCGACTCGGTCGACGTCGTGGCGTACGGCGTCGGCGAGGTGGTGTCCGCGGCCTGCTCGTCGGTGTGGCTCACGATGAAGCGGTTGCCCGTGAGGACGAGCACCGTGACGTGCCGCCGCACCTCGTTCGCGTCGAACGTGGTCTCCTGATGGACCAGGTACGACTTGACGGCCTCGCCGCCGACAGCGGCCTCCACCGCCTCGGCCACGAGGGCCGGGTAGTAGCCGCTGCGCTCGATCGCCGCACGCAGCCCCTGGGTCGTCGTACTGGTCTTGGCCATGACGTCCATCCTACGGTGGCGCACCGACTGCGAGGGACCGCTCTGCGGTCTCCGTTCTGTCGTGGGCCGATGGATGCGCGAGTCCGTGCGCCGTCCGGACGGGGGCCGCGCGCCGCCTTGAGCGCGCCGGACGCGCCGGCCTCAGTACACCGGAAGGGTCCGCGGGCCGAGGTCGTCACGGGCGGGCGGGCGCGCGAGCCGTACGGTGGCGCCGAGGACACTCAGGCCGCGCTGGGCCACGACGACGGGCTCCAGACAGACCGCGACGACCTCGGGGTGGTCGTCGACCAGGCGGGACACCCGCAGCAGCAGTTCCTCCAGCGCCGCCGTGTCGACGGGGGCCGAGCCTCGCCAGCCGAAGAGGAGCGGTGCCGTCCGGATCGATCGGACCAGCGAGGACACGTCCCGCTCGGTGGCCGGAATCAGGCGGTGCGCCATGTCCCCGAGCAGCTGCGACGCCGGCCCGGCGAGCCCGAACGAGAGCACTGCTCCGGCCGCCGGGTCGACGACCGTCCGTACGATCGTGTCGACCCCGCGTGGGGCCATGCCCTGCACCACGGGACGCAGCTCCTCCGGCGTCCCGAACAGCTCCGTCAACTCCGTGTACGCCCGCCGTAGTTGCTCCTCGTCCGCCAGATCGAGCCGTACGCCGCCCAGATCGGCCCGGTGCCGCAGGTGCGGGGCGGTCGTCTTGAGCGCCACCGGATAGCCGACGGCCCGCGCGGCGGCCACGGCCTCGTCGGGCGTGGGCGCGGGCCGCGCCTCCCGCAGGCGGATGCCGTACCGCGCGAGCAGCGCGCCCGTCTCCTCCGACCCGAGCGTGAGCCGCTCCCCGCGCGCCTGCAGCGCGTCGATCTGCTCGGCCGCCCCTTTCTCGTCGATGTCCTCGTACTCCGGGACCCGCCCGGGGTCGGCCGCCTCCCGCCGCCACCGGGCGTAGTTCACGGCTTCGGAGAGCGCGCGGACGGCGCGCTCGGCGGCGGGGTAGGCGGGGATGAGGCGGGAGTCGGCCGCGTCGGCAGGAGGCACCGTCGCCGGCTCTGTCGTCCCCTCGGCGGGCGGTCGTCCGGCGGGGCGGAACGGGTGGGCACCGCCTGCGGCCCCGGGCGCCTTGTCGCCCGCCCGGGGCGCGGTACTGGCCGCGGCCGACAACGCCTCCGCGAGCCCGCCCAGCTCGACGTGCACGACGAGCACCGTCTTCGACGGATTCGCGGCGGTCGCGGACCGCAGCGCCTCGGCCAGGGCCGCGTCACCGGGTGACTCCTCCCCCAGGGCCGGTATCGCCGTCACCACCACCGCGTCGCACGACTCGTCGGCCAACGCCCGTGACAACGCCGCGTAGAAGTCCTGCGCCGAGGCCCCTGTCGTCAGGTCCAGCGGGGGCAGCGGACGCAAGCCCTCGGAGAGGCACGCGTCGTACGTGAGCAACCCCAAGGACTCCGAGTTCCCCAGGATCGCCACGCGCGGCCCCGCCGGAAGCGGCTGGCGGGCCAGCAGCAGACCCGCGTCGACCAGCTCCGTGATCGTGTCGACCCGGATCACCCCCGCCTGCCGCAGCAGCGCGGACACGGTGGTGTGGGGCAACCTGGTGGCGCGTACGGCATGCCCCTGGGGCGCGGAGCCATGACGCGCCCCCCGCACCACCACGAGCGGCTTGACCGCCGCCGTGCGCCGGGCGAGGCGGGTGAACTTGCGCGGGTTGCCGATGGACTCCAGGTACATCAGGACCACGTCGGTGTCGGGGTCCTCGTACCAGTACTGCAGGACGTCGTTCCCGGACACGTCCGCGCGGTTGCCGGACGACACGAAGGTGGAGACGCCGGTGACGCCGGTGACCCCTCCTCCGCGCCGGTGCAGCCGGGACAGGAGCGCGATCCCGACGGCGCCGGACTGGGCGAAGAGGCCGATGCGTCCGGGGCGCGGCGTCTCGGGGGCGAGCGAGGCGTTGAGCCGTACGCCGGGGGCGGTGTTGATGATCCCGAAGGCGTTCGGTCCGATGATGCGCATGCCGTACGTACGGGCCTGGCGCACCAGTTCGCGCTGGCGCTCCCGCCCGTCGGGGCCGCTCTCGGCGTACCCGGCGGAGACGACCACGAGCCCCTGCACGCCGTGCTCACCGCACTCGGCGACGACCTCGGGGACGTACGCGGCCGGGACGGCGACGACCGCGAGGTCGACGGGCCCCTCGATGTCGGTGACGGACCGGTGGGCGGGCACGCCGGCGAGTTCCGTCTCGTCCTCCCCGAAGGCGTTGTTCACCGCGTACAGCCGACCGGTGAACCCCGCGTCCAGGAGGTTGGCGAGGACGCTGCGGCCCACTCCGCCCGGTGTGCGCCCGGCGCCGATGACGGCGACCGAGCCGGGGGCGAGAAGCCGCTGGACGGACCTGGCCTCGGCGCGCTGCTCCCGCGCGCGCTGGACGGCGAGGGAGCGGTCGGTGGGCTCCAGGTCGAACTCCAGGCGGACGACGCCGTCCTCGAAGCTGCGCTTCTGCTGGTACCCGGCGTCCGTGAACACCTTGATCATCTTGCTGTTGGCCGGCAGCACCTCGGCGGCGAAGCGCCTGATGTCGCGTTCGCGGGCGACGGCGGCGATGTGTTCAAGGAGGGCGGAGGCGACGCCGCGGCCCTGATGGGCGTCCTGGACGAGGAAGGCGACCTCGGCCTCGTCGGCAGGGGCCGACGCGGGCATTCCCTCGGCGTCGATGCGGTCGTAGCGTACGGTGGCGATGAACTCGCCGCCGACGGTGGCGGCGAGCCCCACCCGGTCCACAAAGTCGTGGTGCGTGAAGCGGTGGACGTCCTTGGCGGACAGGCGAGGGTACGGCGCGAAGAAGCGGTAGTACTTCGACTCGTCCGAGACCTGCTCGTAGAAGCTGACGAGACGCTCGGCGTCATCAACGGTGATGGGCCTGATGCGTGCGGTGCCGCCGTCGCGCAGCACCACGTCGGCCTCCCAGTGGGCGGGGTACTCGTGCCGGTCCGACGAGGTCTGCATGGGCCCCAGCGTACGGCTCGCGTACGACAGTGGCGCGAGGCAGTCTGGGCAAGCACAAACGGGAGGACGGCAGCCGGTTCGTGGTCAGGCCGTGGGCCCGGTCCGGCGCGCTTCACCCTGTGGGAAACTGGTCTGGACAAAGAGGTCTAGACCTCTCTGAGGTACCCGAGACATCTGAAGGGCAGCATCACATGGCTGAGCGCCGCGTCAACGTCGGCTGGGCCGAGGGCCTCCACGCCCGCCCCGCATCCATCTTCGTCCGGGCCGCCACGGCCTCCGGCATCCCCGTGACGATCGCCAAGACCGACGGGAACCCCGTCAACGCGGCCTCCATGCTGGCGGTCCTGGGCCTGGGCGCCCAGGGCGGCGAGGAGATCGTGCTCACCTCCGACGCCGAGGGGGCGGACGCCGCGCTGGACCGGCTGGCGAAGCTCGTGGCCGAGGGACTCGAAGAACTCCCCGAGACGGTCTGAGTGGTCCGGTAGAGAAAGCGGAAAAGGCCTGGAAGGCCACCCGCGTACACACCGAAGGGCTCGTCCGATTTATCGGGCGGGCCCTTCGCATTTCCGCCTGCGGGCAGCATGAATAATGCCCCACAGAATTCTTCTCTCTTTGTATACGGCGCCCGTGTTAATGCCGCAGGCTCGGCATGTTTACGTGGTGTTGCGAAGTCCTCACACGACCCGGGCGCTCCGTCCCGCCGGGCCCGCCCGGAAATCGCAGCCGGTGCGCGGCGGTGGCGCGCTCGGTGTGCAGGGATGTGATCGTGCGGGCCCGCTCGCCGTCGCCGCGCGCGACCGCGTCCACGATGCCGCCATGCTCCGCCCAGGACTCCACGGGGTCGGCCGGCGCCTCCACCGCGTACATCCAGGCGATCTTGTGCCGCAGCTGGGCGAGTGTCGAGGTCAGCGCGGGGCTGCCGGACGCCTGTGCGAGCGTCTCGTGAAACCAGCCGCCCAAGGAGCGCAGATCCTCGCTGCTGCCCCGCCGAGCCCGCTCCTGGCCCAGCCTGACCAGGCCACGCAACACCTTGAGGTGCGCCTCCGTACGGCGCTGGGCGGCCCGGGCGGCGCCCAGCGGCTCCAGCAGCATGCGCATCTCCAGCAGATCGGCGGCCTCCTGCTCGGTCGGCTCGGCGACGCACGCGCCCGCGTGTCGGCGGGTCACCACGAAGCCCTCGGCCTCCAGCGTGCGCAGC
Coding sequences:
- a CDS encoding thymidine kinase codes for the protein MSELVFFSGTMDCGKSTLALQIEHNRSARGLQGMIFTRDDRAGEGKLSSRLGLVTDAVEVEDGQDLYAYLVDHLSQGRRADYVIADEAQFLAPEQIDQLARVVDDLGVDVYAFGITADFRSKLFPGSQRLVELADRVEVLQVEALCWCGARATHNARTIGGHMVVEGAQVVVGDVNQPDDIGYEVLCRRHHRRRLTAATAHAGALSPDVLPVEAV
- a CDS encoding nucleotide pyrophosphatase/phosphodiesterase family protein; this encodes MALPTWDDPEPLAVGSAPVPEYGAGSLADLLPTLAAGMEVPGTAAAIPELTAADRNCVFLVDGLGWEQLRAHPDEAPFMTSLLASSRGGTGRPITAGYPATTATSLASVGTGLPPGAHGLPGYTVRDPDTAELMNQLRWQPWTAPRVWQPYPTIFQLADEAGVHTAQVTSPAFQNTPLTQIALSGGTFHGRLSGEDRMDVAAGQLAAGDRSLVYTYYSEVDGAGHRFGVDSDAWRGQLMHVDRLVQRLAEQLPPRTALYVTADHGMIDIPFDERHRIDFDEDWELRAGVALLGGEGRARHVYAVPGAESDVLTCWREVLGEQFWIASRDEAIAAGWFGPKVDERVYARIGDVVAAARDDVLIIASEREPKESAMVGNHGSMTPVEQLVPLLEVRS
- a CDS encoding DUF5998 family protein, whose translation is MAKTSTTTQGLRAAIERSGYYPALVAEAVEAAVGGEAVKSYLVHQETTFDANEVRRHVTVLVLTGNRFIVSHTDEQAADTTSPTPYATTSTESVKLGRISSVVLSRVVANPESYAPGTLPREVVLTIGWGAVSRIDLEPAACGDPNCEADHGYTGSSTADDLSLRVSEAGDGPETVRQALAFAQSLSEATADTAR
- a CDS encoding GNAT family N-acetyltransferase, with protein sequence MQTSSDRHEYPAHWEADVVLRDGGTARIRPITVDDAERLVSFYEQVSDESKYYRFFAPYPRLSAKDVHRFTHHDFVDRVGLAATVGGEFIATVRYDRIDAEGMPASAPADEAEVAFLVQDAHQGRGVASALLEHIAAVARERDIRRFAAEVLPANSKMIKVFTDAGYQQKRSFEDGVVRLEFDLEPTDRSLAVQRAREQRAEARSVQRLLAPGSVAVIGAGRTPGGVGRSVLANLLDAGFTGRLYAVNNAFGEDETELAGVPAHRSVTDIEGPVDLAVVAVPAAYVPEVVAECGEHGVQGLVVVSAGYAESGPDGRERQRELVRQARTYGMRIIGPNAFGIINTAPGVRLNASLAPETPRPGRIGLFAQSGAVGIALLSRLHRRGGGVTGVTGVSTFVSSGNRADVSGNDVLQYWYEDPDTDVVLMYLESIGNPRKFTRLARRTAAVKPLVVVRGARHGSAPQGHAVRATRLPHTTVSALLRQAGVIRVDTITELVDAGLLLARQPLPAGPRVAILGNSESLGLLTYDACLSEGLRPLPPLDLTTGASAQDFYAALSRALADESCDAVVVTAIPALGEESPGDAALAEALRSATAANPSKTVLVVHVELGGLAEALSAAASTAPRAGDKAPGAAGGAHPFRPAGRPPAEGTTEPATVPPADAADSRLIPAYPAAERAVRALSEAVNYARWRREAADPGRVPEYEDIDEKGAAEQIDALQARGERLTLGSEETGALLARYGIRLREARPAPTPDEAVAAARAVGYPVALKTTAPHLRHRADLGGVRLDLADEEQLRRAYTELTELFGTPEELRPVVQGMAPRGVDTIVRTVVDPAAGAVLSFGLAGPASQLLGDMAHRLIPATERDVSSLVRSIRTAPLLFGWRGSAPVDTAALEELLLRVSRLVDDHPEVVAVCLEPVVVAQRGLSVLGATVRLARPPARDDLGPRTLPVY
- a CDS encoding HPr family phosphocarrier protein, whose translation is MAERRVNVGWAEGLHARPASIFVRAATASGIPVTIAKTDGNPVNAASMLAVLGLGAQGGEEIVLTSDAEGADAALDRLAKLVAEGLEELPETV
- a CDS encoding GntR family transcriptional regulator; its protein translation is MRIPAHSVCTAIRDDIVAGVYERGSRLTEELLARRYGVSRVPVREALRTLEAEGFVVTRRHAGACVAEPTEQEAADLLEMRMLLEPLGAARAAQRRTEAHLKVLRGLVRLGQERARRGSSEDLRSLGGWFHETLAQASGSPALTSTLAQLRHKIAWMYAVEAPADPVESWAEHGGIVDAVARGDGERARTITSLHTERATAAHRLRFPGGPGGTERPGRVRTSQHHVNMPSLRH